The DNA window ACGAACGACCGACACGTCGCGGCGTGCTCGAGGATATCACCTGCGACTCCGACGGCCGGCTGGATCTGTACCCGGATGCCGAGGGCGTGGAGACAACCCTTCCCTTGCACGAACTGCGACCCGATCAGCCCTACCTGCTGGGCATCTTCATGGTCGGTGCCTACCAGGAAATTCTCGGCGACATGCACAATCTGTTTGGCGATACCGATTCGGTGCATGTCGAGATCCGTGACGACGGAAGCCACCAGCTGACGCAGGTTCGCAAGGGCGATGATGTGGATACGGTACTGCGCTATGTACATTTCGATCCGGAATCCCTGCTTGCCCGCTTCGACGAAAAGGTCGCGCGCGCGTCGCTGGATGATGCGACCCGCCGTGCCTATCGCAATGAGTTGTCCGAGGGCCTGAAGGGCTACACTTACCTCGAAGACTGACCGAGGAAACCACATGAAAGCCGCCGTGATTGGACTTGGCGCCATGGGTACACCGATGGCGCGCAATCTGCACGATGCCGGTTATCTGGCCGGCGTCTGGAACCGCACCCGCGAAAAGGCCGAGGCCCTTGCCGCCGAAACCGGAGTCGGGAGATTCGATTCCGTGGCTGAGCTCGCCTCGCAAGCCGATCTGCTGCTGATCTCCGTCAGTGATGATGCAGCCCTGCGCGAGGTGGTCGATGCAGCAGCGCCACATTTGCTGCCGGGCGCCGTGGTCGTCGACACGTCCACCGTGTCGGTCTCCCTGTCCCGGGAAATCTCCCGTGAACTGGCCCGATTTGGGGTCCAGTTTCTCGACGCCCCGGTTTCCGGTGGCGTCGAAGGCGCGCGCCAGGCGAGCCTGGTCATGATGGTGGGTGGACCCGAGGCGGAGCTTGAGCGCGTCCGCCCCGCCCTGCAGGCCCTGGCTCGCCGGATTGAGTACCTGGGTCCGGCCGGAAGCGGCCAGGCGGCCAAGGCGGTCAACCAGTTGATGGCCGCCGGAATCAACCAGGCCGTGTCCGAGGCCCTGGCCTTCGGTGAGGCGCTGGACCTGCCCATGGATCGGCTGGTGGATCTCCTGGGGGAGGGCGCGGCCGGCAGCTGGTTACTGAGGCACCGCGGTCGCTCCATGCTGCAGGAAGAGTTCGCCCCCGGATTCCGAATGGCGCTGCATGAAAAGGACCTCCGCTTGTGCCGCGACCTGGGTAGCGCCCTGGGCGTTCACCTTCCTATGGTTGAGATGACCCTGGTGCATTACCGGCTGTTGCGAGAGGCGGGTCACGGCGATGATGATATGAGCGCCCTGATTCGACAGAAACGCGCCCTGTTCGAAAAGGACACGCCCGGGAACTAGCCTTCCTTCTTGAGTCGCAAACGAAGGGCGTGAATACCAAGCTCGGAAAGCTTGCGATTCACGGCATCGGCGGAGGCGGCATCACCGTACGGTCCCAGGCGCACACGGTAGAACGTCCCCTTGTTCCCTACAGTCACCTTCTGGATGACGGATACCAGTCCATTGATCGCCAGGCGTGCCTTCAGTTTGTCGGCCTGCTGAAAATTGTTGTACGACGCAGCCTGCAGGATATAGCGCGAACCCTTCTCCGGGTTGTGGCGCAGATCTTCCCATTCCCGGTCGGGGATGACGGTCTCGGTTTCCGGAAGGATCGTGTAGAAATCAAAGGTCGTCTTGGGAGGGGTGGCAGGCGCTGTGTGGTGCGCGACCCGTTTTCGCGGCGGAGGCGTAGGTCGCGAGAACAGGTTATACAAACCGGTCCCGGGCGTGCGTGCTCGTTGCACGGCCCACTGGACCGACACGGCAACCACGATTCCGATGGACAGGCCCAATACCAGCAGACTCCAGTTTGGCAGTTTGCGTTTCCCGCTACGGCGCGCGGTCTTCCGGCGGCCGCTTGTGGACGTACGACGTACGTTCTTCTTCTTGCGTCGGGTCGCCGCCATTCCTACATCGCCTCGGGGGCGGAAACGCCCAGCAGGGCCAGGCCATTGGCGATGACCTGCCGTGTTGCGTTGATCAGGTTCAGGCGCGCATTTCGCAGGGATTCATCGTCGGCCAGGAAAGTGTGGGCGTTATAATAGGTATGGAAGCGGTTCGCCAGTTCGCGCAGGAAGTGGGCAAGCTGGTGTGGTTCGTGACGCAAGGCCGATTGCTCCACCAGCTCGGGGTACTGTTGCAGCATGTTCAGCAGTTCGCCCTCGTGATCTTCGGTCAAGCGTGCGAGATTGGCATTTCCGTCGTCCACATCGTGACTCATCCCCTTTTCCTGCATCTGCCGGAATACACTGTGGATCCGCGCGTGGGCGTACTGGATGTAATAGACCGGGTTGTCGTTTGACTGCGACTTTGCGAGGTCCAGATCGAAATCGAGGTGCTGTTCGCTCTTGCGCATCACATAGAAGAAACGTGCGGCGTCGTTGCCCACCTCGTGGCGCAGTTCGCGCAGGGTAACGAATTCGCCGCTACGCGTGGACATTTGCACTTTTTCACCACCCCGGTAGAGAACGGCAAACTGAACCAGCAGGACGTCAAGCCGCGCCGGGTCCTCGTCCATGGCTGCCAGCGCGGCCTTGACCCGCGGTACATAGCCATGATGGTCCGCCCCCCAGATGTCGAGCAGACGGGCGAAGCCGCGATCCAGCTTGTCCATGTGATAGGCGATATCCGCGGCAAAGTAGGTGTGTTGGCCGTTGTCCCGAACAATTACCCGGTCCTTCTCATCGCCAAAATCGGTCGATCGGAACCACAAGGCCCCGTTCTTCTCGTAGGCATGGCCGGACTTGCGCAGGCGTTCGAGCGCACGTTCTACGGCGCCGGATTCCACCAGACTGTGCTCGGAGAACCACTCGTCGTAGGTCACGCCGAATTCCTCGAGATCGCGGCGAATGTCCTCCAGAATGGCATTGAGTCCGGTACGGTGCACGGTTCGGTAGGCGTCCTCTCCGAGCAGGGTCCGCATCCGTGCAACCAGTGCGTCAATGTGTACTTCCTTGTCGCCGCCAGCAGGCGCATCCGCCGGGAGATCCTCGAAAACGTCCCCGATGCCGTGGCGCAGGGTATCGCCTTGTTCCCGGTGCACAGTGGCGGCGATGTCCCATACGTAGTCGCCGCGGTATCCGTTGCTGGGGAATGGCACCTCCTCGCCGCAAAGGTCGAGGTAGCGGAGCCAGACGCTGACAGCGAGGATGTCCATCTGGCGTCCGGCGTCGTTGACATAATATTCCCGGTGCACACTGAATCCCGCCGCCTCCAGCAGGGTGGCAACGGTGGCCCCGTAGGCGGCGCCACGGCCGTGTCCGACGTGCAGCGGACCAGTGGGATTGGCAGAAACGAACTCCACCTGCACGGTCTTGCCTTTCCCGGCCTCACTACGGCCAAAGGCCGTTCCTGCATCCAGGATTTGTGGCACTACGGCAAACACCGCATCGGCGCGCAGGAAGAAATTGATGAATCCGGGACCGGCGATCTCGGTTCGGACAACGTCGTCGGATGAGGGAAGGGCCTTGACGATCGCCTCCGCGAGCGCGCGCGGTTTCAGTTTCGCCTTCTTGGCCAGCACCAGGGCGATATTGCTGGCGAGATCGCCATGTTCCTTTTGTCTCGCCCGGTCGACGATGATCGGCGCATCGATGCTGTCCGGGAGAATACCCCCGGCCTGCAAGCCGAGGATTGCCTGGTGCAAAAGATGCTGGATTTTTTCCTTCACGCGAAATCTTCTGGCGATTGGAGTTGGATGCGGATTCTACCGGTGTGTGGCCGCGCCGAGAAGCCCGACCTAGTCGGATTTGCGTTCTTGTGGCGCGTCGCAGCGCCGGACGTAATAACGACTCACCGGATCGTCCAGGTCATCTGATCTGGCGCTTCTCACCCTCGGTGTGGAAATCGTGCAGCATCGTCGTGGCTACAAACAGGGTCAGAAGCAGAAGCGATGGGTAGGTGACGTTGAGCCAGATGTGGTGGCGGTCGAAAAGGTACAGCGTGACCGCGATCAGGGCGGCGAAGCTGGCCGCCAGCACGGCGGCTCCAACGCGGACCCCCGTACGGGGGAAAACAAAGGAGAGACCCACCCCCAACACCAGAAGGAGCAGAAGATTGACCAGCGTCATCCATCGCGGGCGCTGCATGAAATCGTTGTTGATCAGATTCTGGATGATGGTGGCGCGCACCTCCACTCCCGGGAAGGCAGGGCTGTACGGGGTTACCCGGATATCACCGACGGATACGGCGGTGGATCCGAGCAACACGATCTTTCCCCTCAGTGTGTCGGGAGCAACCTTGTCCTGAAGTACATCGGCCGCCGACAGGGTCGGGAAGGTCTGCTGCGGACCATAGTAATGTACCAGGGCGCGCCCCTCCTCATCGGTCGCGATCTTCAGGGTGCCGATCCGCAGACCGCGGATACCCGCGGCATCAGTGTCCAGAACCAGTTGCCCGTTTCCCAGAAACGCACGCACTGCCTGTACGTCCGCGGAGGGGTAGTAGGTCTTGTGGTAACGCAAGACCAGCGGCGTCCAGCGCAGGGTGCCGTCGGTATCCGGCATCGTGTTGATGTGCCCCGCGTAGAGACCGGCCTTCTGGATGGGCGGGATATTGGCATCCACACCAAAGACTTCGTACGGCAGGCCGATGGCCGCCGGGTTTCCGCTATGACCGTGAACGACCGGCACGGCCGCGCCCCGAAGTTCGTCCTTGACCTGCTGTCGCGTCGCCTCATCTCGGTGACTGGCCTGGGATCTCGAAGTGAGGAATACCATGGAAAGGATGACCTTGCCGCTCTTGCGGATCGCAGCCGCGAGGGCCTCGTCACCGCCGGCAAACCGCTCCAGTTGGCGATACGCAGGAACCGAGGCGACCCGCGGTTGTTCCTTGTGCAGCTGATTTACCAGTCTGGAGAGCCTGGGGTTTTGCGCCTCGGGAAAGAAGATATCCGAGGCGATGATTCTTGCGCCGTCCTGATCGATCCTGCGGATCAACTCCGCAAGGATGTTGCGATTCCACGGCCACCGACCGATCGCGTTCAGACTTTTTTCGTCGATGGTTACGATGGCCACGTCCCGGGCCGCAGCCGGGTCCTTCAGGGAGAGGAGGCGCGTGTCATAGGTCCGGTGTTCGATGGTATCGAGCAGACTGCGGTCGCTGAACATGTCTCCGATGTAGATTGCGACGAAGAGCAGAGTCAGGCCGATCGCCACCCACTGAGAGGACAGGCGACCAATCGAGAATGAAGGAAAAGTCTGTCTGAGTTTTTCTAGTAGCGCGGCCATGCGCGCGGCCTTATCCGGACCGTTATGGAGATCGCTGCGATTCTAGAGACAATTTCGAAGCCTGTCGAAGGCCCACAGCCGGTTCTAGCGTTCGCCGCCGCTTTCCTCCAGCAGGCGCAGCAGCTGTCGATGATCGGCGCGCCGCATCTGGCGACCGTCGATGGGGCTTAGGGGAGGCTCGCGCATGGCTGTCATCGTCAATACGGCCAGTTCCACCTGCACTTCTTCTGCATGGAAGAGAAAACTGGGTGCGTCTACATGACGGGATCCGCTGAACCGGAGCCGACGGGTCTTCTGGTCGTACGGGATGCCCTGTTCATACAGAAAGTCGGCAACCGGTTCGGGTCCGTCGCTGCTCAAGTGCAGCTGAATCGGGCTGAAGGGCGTGATGGTACCGGACAGGACAGCACCGACGGCACGCGGGTTGAATTCGTGCAGGAACTCCATGGTCTGGCATGCGATGGCTCGCCATTTCTGAATGCGCCGGATATAGGCCTCGCGATGAAATACCACCAGGTGCTCGTGCAGGGCCCGTTCAATCTCTTCATTGGTTGGCAGCGATGCGGCTTCGGTCAGCCCCAGGCGGTGGGCTGCCTTGCGTTTGGCGGTCTGGTAGTCACGCACCCCGTCGTCCGCCAACATGCGGGCGGCGTCGGCGGCAATACGAAGGCGCTGGTGGATGGCCGGCCGATGATGCTCTCGATTTCGGCGCGGCCGGGCCATCAGAACAGCCCCTGTAGGTCGTCGCTGGCGGGTTTCGGTGGAGGCGCCGGTGCGGTGCCGTCGGTTGCGGTGGTGGCCGGACCGGGTTGCGTGCCCGCGATGAAGTATTCCTTCACCGGCTTGTGCTCGTCATCTGGCGGTTGGTCCGTCACCGGCGTTTCACCAACAGCGGGATCGATGTCCTCGCTATCGTTGTTGTCCGACGCGCTGTCGTTCGCGGCTGTCTGGGTGGAATTGAAACCGGGCTGGTCGGGGCTGGAAGTCTGGTCGGCGACCGGACCGACATAGTCGCCGGTGACCGGGTCGATCATTTCCTCGACGACATCGTCCGGTTTCACCAACTTGGTTTCCGGCTTTTCTTTCAGGGCCACCCGCATGTAGTCCATCCAGATTGGCAAAGCTGCCCGGGCGCCGGATTCGTGTCGACCCAGAGTAGCGGGCTGATCGAAACCGACCCACGCGGTGGTGACCACGTCGCCGTTGAAGCCGGAGAACCACGCATCGTTGAAATCGTTCGTGGTGCCCGTCTTGCCGGCAAGGTCTTCACGTTTGAGCGCCTTTGCCCGCTGTCCGGTGCCATGCTGAATCACATCCCGGAGTATGGTGGTCATGATAAAGGCATTCTCGGGCGAGATCACCTCCGGTGCGTAGCGCGGCTTGATCTCGATTGTAGGCAGGGGTTCGCCCTCCCGGACCGGCGGGAAAGTAACGACTTCCGGAGCCGGTGCAACACTGGCGGCCGCCGGGAGTGCATCCTGAGGCGTCCGCGCCTTTGCCTGGGTGCCGGTGTTGGCCGGTGCCGCCGGCTCGCCACTGGCGTTGGCCACGGGGGGTGGCGAGTCGAGATAGGGTTTCGGGGTTTCCTTACAGGTCTTGCAGACGACCAGCGGATTGGTCTGTTCCAGTACGTGGCCTTCCGCGTCTTCCACACGGGTAATGAAGTACGGCTTGATGAGATACCCGCCATTGGCAAACACGGAGAATGCGGACACGACTTGCAGCGGCGTGAGCGAGGCATTACCCAGCGCGAGCGAAAGATTTGCCGGCAGCTCCTGTGCGTTGAAACCGAAGCGCGACAAGTAATTCACCGCATACTCGGGACCAATGGCCCGCAACAGGCGCACAGAAACCAGATTCAATGACTTGATCAGGGCGATGCGCAACCGGGTTGGGCCAAAGAACTTGCCGCTGTAGTTCTCTGGCTTCCATTGGGTCTCCAGGTTTGCGTCCTCAATGACGATGGGTGCACCGCTGATCCGGCTTGCCGCCGTGAAGCCCTTGTTCAGGGCGGCCGAATAGATGAATGGTTTGATGTTGGAACCCGGTTGGCGTTGCGCCTGGGTAATACGATTGAACTTGCTCTCGTTGAAGTCAAAACCGCCGCTGAGTGCAAGGATCGCCCCGTCGCTCGGACGCAAGGACACAATGGCGCCGGAAACCTCGGGTACCTGGGACAACAGCCAGTTTCCCTTGGCGTCAGTATCGAGATAGATCACATCACCGACCCGAAGGATGTTTCTCGCCTTCTTCGGCGGAGAGCCCACAAGGTTTCGTGTGCGATAGCGACGGGCCCACGCCATGCCCTTCCAGTCGATGTTCGCGACATAGCCGTCCTGGGTATAGGCGACCGCCTGCTTGTCCCCCACGAGAAGGGTCAGGGCCGGGACCAGGCCGCCCACCTGATGGTAGCCCTTGAGAAGATCGTCGTAGGCATCCTTGTCCGCGTTTCGGGGAAGCGAGACGTGACCGGCCGGGCCGCGATAGCCGTGGCGATGGTCATAGGCGATGATGCCGTCGTGAAGTGCCTGGTTTGCGGCTTTCTGGTTTTCCGCACGAATCGTTGTGTGGATATTGAATCCGCCGGCATAGGATTTCTCCGCATACGCCCGGTACATGTACTGCCGGACCATCTCCGCCACGTACGGTGCCTTCACAGCGTATTCGAAGTCATGTTTGCTCGCCGTGACCGGCGCCTTCAGCGCCTGCTCGAGTTGGGTTTCGTCGATGTATTGCAGCTTGGCCATCCGGTGCAGCACATAGGCCCGGCGCTCGAGTGCCTGGTCGGGGTTGCTCACCGGGTTGTTGCGCGAAGGTGCCTTGGGTAGCCCGGCGAGCATGGCCATTTGCGGCAGGGTAAGCTCATCCAGCGACTTGCCGTAGTAGACCTGGGCCGCGGCCGCGAAGCCATAGGCGCGATGGCCGAGAAAGATCTTGTTGAGGTAGAGCTCGAGAATCTCGTCCTTGCTCAACTGGTATTCAAGCTTGAACGCGAGCAGCATTTCCTTCAGCTTGCGGGTATAGGTTCGTTCCGGGCTCAGGAAGAAATTGCGCGCCACCTGCATCGTGATGGTGCTGGCGCCCTGGCCGCGGCGGCCAGTGATGATATTGGTGATGGCGGCGCGCGCGATTCCCGGAAAATCCACACCCCAGTGGTGGTAGAACTGGTCATCCTCGGCCGCCAGCACCGCGTGGATCAGCTGCTTCGGCACCTCATCGATCGATACCGGTATACGCCGTTCTTCCCCGAATTCGCCCAGAAGGCGCCCTTCCGCGGAATAGATGCGCATGGGTACTTTGAGGTGCTCTTCGGCCAGGTTGCTGACCGGGGGAAGGGTGGGGACCAGCAGCAGGATCACGATCAGGCCGGCAATCGTGCCGGCGCCGGCGAGATAGAGGGAAATCCGCAGAAGGCGCCGCAAAACAGGGTGCTTGGGCGATACCCGGGTTTCGGGGTCGAGCGGGCCGAAGCCGGCGGCTAGCTGCTTGTCCGTCCGCTTGCTACGACTTATCCATCTCATACTCGGCAGGCGCCCAGGGTACTACTCTTGTCGGTGGGGCCGGCGCACGGGGCGGGCCGACCAGGGAGATCAGGCGGCCAAGTATATAGCCAAAACCATTGATCCTTAAAGCGTCCTTGGTTTTTCTGTTTGTCTTCGTCTATATTTGAGTATAGTATTTAATCCAGAGGGACATGTATCTCTCGTAAGGCTATGATTTAGAAGGATAAAAAACGTGCCGAGCCTGGCAGATATATTCAAGAAAAAGCGCCCGCCGCTTATTGGAATCGATATCAGCGCCTCTTCCGTCAAGGTGCTGGAGTTGAGCCGTAGTGGCGAGCACTTCCGCGTGGAGCGCTACGCCGTGGAGCCGCTGCCCCAGAACGCGGTGGTCGAGCATGCGATCACCGAGGTCGAGCAGGTGGCGGATGCGGTGCGTCGGGCGGTCAAGCGCAGCGGTACCAAGACCCGCAATGCGGCCGTGGCCGTGGCCGGCGCCCATGTGATTACCAAGACCCTGAAGGTTCCGTCGGAGCTTTCCGAGGTTGAACTCCAGGGTCAGATCGAAATGGAAGCGGATCATTATATTCCGTACCCCCTGGACGAGGTGAATCTCGATTGGCAGGTTCTGGACATCCCGCAGTCCCCGTCGGAAGAGGGTGCGGAGGAAGAGGCGGTTCTCCTCGCCGCCTGCCGCAAGGAAATCGTGGACGACTACGTAGCCGTGATCGAGAGCTCGGGGCTGAAGGCCTCCGTGGTGGATATCGAAACCTATGCCATGGAGAACGCCTACGGGCTGATTTCCCAGCACATGCCAGGAGCCGGGATGGAAAAGGCCGTTGCCGTGATGGATATCGGATCGACCACGACCAACATCAACGTGATGCACAACAACCGCTCAATCTATACGCGCGACCATACCTTTGGCGGTCGGCAGTTGACGGAAGAGATCCAGCGCCGCTACGGACTTTCCTACGAAGAGGCGGGCCTGGCCAAGAAACAGGGTGGCTTGCCGGATAACTACCAGACCGATGTACTGCGGCCGTTCATGGAGGCCCTGTGTCAGGAAGTGATGCGGGCGCTACAGTTCTTCTATTCCTCCAGTACCTTCAACAGTGTCGATCAGGTTCTGTTGGCCGGCGGATGTGCGCAGATTCCCGGAGTCGAAGAACTGGTCAGTGCACGCACCGGAATTCCGACCATGGTGGCGAATCCTTTCACCAGCATGTCGCTTGCGTCCCGTGTCAAACCCCAGGTTCTCAGTAATGACGCGCCGTCCCTGATGATTACCTGTGGCCTGGCCATGCGGAGTTTTGACTGATGACGACCCGCGTCAATCTGTTGCCCTGGCGCGATATGCGTCGAAAGGAGCAGGACCGCCAGCTCCTGAGTATCGGCATCTTTGCGTGGCTGTTGATGGGCCTGGTTGTCTTTTACGGCCACCATCAGGTTACGACGCTGATCGAGGGGCAGCAGGCACGGAACAAGTACCTCCACACCCAAATCGCGGACCTGGACAAGGTTATTGCCAAGATCAAGGACATCAAAAAGCAGCGTTCGGCCCTCGTAAATCGTATGGGCGTCATCTACAAGTTGCAGTCCGATCGTACCCGCATGGTGCACATCATGGATGCGCTCGCTCGCACGCTGCCGGAAGGTGTCTATTACAAATCGATGAAGCAGAGCGGCAACAACCTCATTCTCACGGGAGGCGCGCAATCGAATGCCCGCATTGCCGCCCTTCTTCGTAATTTCGAGGGATCCCAGTGGTTCGCGAACCCGAACCTGAAGGTGGTCAATGTCGTACACAAGGGCAGTTCGCGCATCAGCAATTTCAATCTGACAGTCACCCAGTTGAGCGAGGCAAAGGACCAAACCAAGAAGAAGGAAGAGGAAAAGAAGGAGCAGAAAAAGAAACCGGCAAAGAAGGGTAAGCGCTCGTGAAGATCGATCTCAACCAGAAATGGGCGGAACTTCAGGCCGTAGATTGGAACGATTTTTCGGCATGGCCGTTTTTTATCAAGGTCACGGGGGTCTTCCTGATCTGCGTGGCAATCCTGATCGGTGGCTTCTACTTCATCATCAGTGGCGAGCTTGATGACTACGCCCGGGCGCAAAAACAGGAAGAGTCTCTCAAGAGCACTTTCATGAACAAGAAGGCCCTGGCGATCAATCTG is part of the Acidiferrobacteraceae bacterium genome and encodes:
- a CDS encoding NAD(P)-dependent oxidoreductase, producing MKAAVIGLGAMGTPMARNLHDAGYLAGVWNRTREKAEALAAETGVGRFDSVAELASQADLLLISVSDDAALREVVDAAAPHLLPGAVVVDTSTVSVSLSREISRELARFGVQFLDAPVSGGVEGARQASLVMMVGGPEAELERVRPALQALARRIEYLGPAGSGQAAKAVNQLMAAGINQAVSEALAFGEALDLPMDRLVDLLGEGAAGSWLLRHRGRSMLQEEFAPGFRMALHEKDLRLCRDLGSALGVHLPMVEMTLVHYRLLREAGHGDDDMSALIRQKRALFEKDTPGN
- a CDS encoding SPOR domain-containing protein; this encodes MAATRRKKKNVRRTSTSGRRKTARRSGKRKLPNWSLLVLGLSIGIVVAVSVQWAVQRARTPGTGLYNLFSRPTPPPRKRVAHHTAPATPPKTTFDFYTILPETETVIPDREWEDLRHNPEKGSRYILQAASYNNFQQADKLKARLAINGLVSVIQKVTVGNKGTFYRVRLGPYGDAASADAVNRKLSELGIHALRLRLKKEG
- the argS gene encoding arginine--tRNA ligase; this translates as MKEKIQHLLHQAILGLQAGGILPDSIDAPIIVDRARQKEHGDLASNIALVLAKKAKLKPRALAEAIVKALPSSDDVVRTEIAGPGFINFFLRADAVFAVVPQILDAGTAFGRSEAGKGKTVQVEFVSANPTGPLHVGHGRGAAYGATVATLLEAAGFSVHREYYVNDAGRQMDILAVSVWLRYLDLCGEEVPFPSNGYRGDYVWDIAATVHREQGDTLRHGIGDVFEDLPADAPAGGDKEVHIDALVARMRTLLGEDAYRTVHRTGLNAILEDIRRDLEEFGVTYDEWFSEHSLVESGAVERALERLRKSGHAYEKNGALWFRSTDFGDEKDRVIVRDNGQHTYFAADIAYHMDKLDRGFARLLDIWGADHHGYVPRVKAALAAMDEDPARLDVLLVQFAVLYRGGEKVQMSTRSGEFVTLRELRHEVGNDAARFFYVMRKSEQHLDFDLDLAKSQSNDNPVYYIQYAHARIHSVFRQMQEKGMSHDVDDGNANLARLTEDHEGELLNMLQQYPELVEQSALRHEPHQLAHFLRELANRFHTYYNAHTFLADDESLRNARLNLINATRQVIANGLALLGVSAPEAM
- a CDS encoding CHASE2 domain-containing protein, with protein sequence MAALLEKLRQTFPSFSIGRLSSQWVAIGLTLLFVAIYIGDMFSDRSLLDTIEHRTYDTRLLSLKDPAAARDVAIVTIDEKSLNAIGRWPWNRNILAELIRRIDQDGARIIASDIFFPEAQNPRLSRLVNQLHKEQPRVASVPAYRQLERFAGGDEALAAAIRKSGKVILSMVFLTSRSQASHRDEATRQQVKDELRGAAVPVVHGHSGNPAAIGLPYEVFGVDANIPPIQKAGLYAGHINTMPDTDGTLRWTPLVLRYHKTYYPSADVQAVRAFLGNGQLVLDTDAAGIRGLRIGTLKIATDEEGRALVHYYGPQQTFPTLSAADVLQDKVAPDTLRGKIVLLGSTAVSVGDIRVTPYSPAFPGVEVRATIIQNLINNDFMQRPRWMTLVNLLLLLVLGVGLSFVFPRTGVRVGAAVLAASFAALIAVTLYLFDRHHIWLNVTYPSLLLLTLFVATTMLHDFHTEGEKRQIR
- a CDS encoding penicillin-binding protein 1A, yielding MRWISRSKRTDKQLAAGFGPLDPETRVSPKHPVLRRLLRISLYLAGAGTIAGLIVILLLVPTLPPVSNLAEEHLKVPMRIYSAEGRLLGEFGEERRIPVSIDEVPKQLIHAVLAAEDDQFYHHWGVDFPGIARAAITNIITGRRGQGASTITMQVARNFFLSPERTYTRKLKEMLLAFKLEYQLSKDEILELYLNKIFLGHRAYGFAAAAQVYYGKSLDELTLPQMAMLAGLPKAPSRNNPVSNPDQALERRAYVLHRMAKLQYIDETQLEQALKAPVTASKHDFEYAVKAPYVAEMVRQYMYRAYAEKSYAGGFNIHTTIRAENQKAANQALHDGIIAYDHRHGYRGPAGHVSLPRNADKDAYDDLLKGYHQVGGLVPALTLLVGDKQAVAYTQDGYVANIDWKGMAWARRYRTRNLVGSPPKKARNILRVGDVIYLDTDAKGNWLLSQVPEVSGAIVSLRPSDGAILALSGGFDFNESKFNRITQAQRQPGSNIKPFIYSAALNKGFTAASRISGAPIVIEDANLETQWKPENYSGKFFGPTRLRIALIKSLNLVSVRLLRAIGPEYAVNYLSRFGFNAQELPANLSLALGNASLTPLQVVSAFSVFANGGYLIKPYFITRVEDAEGHVLEQTNPLVVCKTCKETPKPYLDSPPPVANASGEPAAPANTGTQAKARTPQDALPAAASVAPAPEVVTFPPVREGEPLPTIEIKPRYAPEVISPENAFIMTTILRDVIQHGTGQRAKALKREDLAGKTGTTNDFNDAWFSGFNGDVVTTAWVGFDQPATLGRHESGARAALPIWMDYMRVALKEKPETKLVKPDDVVEEMIDPVTGDYVGPVADQTSSPDQPGFNSTQTAANDSASDNNDSEDIDPAVGETPVTDQPPDDEHKPVKEYFIAGTQPGPATTATDGTAPAPPPKPASDDLQGLF
- a CDS encoding pilus assembly protein PilM; the protein is MPSLADIFKKKRPPLIGIDISASSVKVLELSRSGEHFRVERYAVEPLPQNAVVEHAITEVEQVADAVRRAVKRSGTKTRNAAVAVAGAHVITKTLKVPSELSEVELQGQIEMEADHYIPYPLDEVNLDWQVLDIPQSPSEEGAEEEAVLLAACRKEIVDDYVAVIESSGLKASVVDIETYAMENAYGLISQHMPGAGMEKAVAVMDIGSTTTNINVMHNNRSIYTRDHTFGGRQLTEEIQRRYGLSYEEAGLAKKQGGLPDNYQTDVLRPFMEALCQEVMRALQFFYSSSTFNSVDQVLLAGGCAQIPGVEELVSARTGIPTMVANPFTSMSLASRVKPQVLSNDAPSLMITCGLAMRSFD
- a CDS encoding PilN domain-containing protein, which encodes MTTRVNLLPWRDMRRKEQDRQLLSIGIFAWLLMGLVVFYGHHQVTTLIEGQQARNKYLHTQIADLDKVIAKIKDIKKQRSALVNRMGVIYKLQSDRTRMVHIMDALARTLPEGVYYKSMKQSGNNLILTGGAQSNARIAALLRNFEGSQWFANPNLKVVNVVHKGSSRISNFNLTVTQLSEAKDQTKKKEEEKKEQKKKPAKKGKRS